The sequence TAAAGACAAACAAGCCGAAGAAGGCATCAAGATGGCCATTGAGCAGATGCAGCGCCTCAAAGAATGCAAAGGCGTAAAAGGTTTCCATATTATGGCCATTGAATGGGAAGAAAAGGTGCCCGAACTTGTAGAAGGCGCAGGGCTTTCTCCCAGACCTCAGGTTTAAAAGGTGGCATGCTGATGTAGCTGTTTTGCCGACACAAGGCATAGCTGCTTCATCCATGTTTAAAATAAAAACAGACCGGGCAGGATTTCCTGCCCGGTCTGTTTTTTATTTTAAAGGAATATGATATTTATAAATATGGTACAAAGAAACGTTTTTATAACACAATCGGGGCTTGATTCTATTGTCGGCCATTTTTTGTAGGGGCAATCCCCCTGTGGTTGCCCTCGTTAGGGCAGGCACGGGGGCCTGCCCCTACAGCGGCCGACGTTAGAGCCAATCCCCACAATCGATATTGTTTAAGGAGTTGTATTCTCATGGAAAGTCCGGATTTTTGGAATGTTCACTCTCTTACACTAATTGAAATGGCCTACGAAGCAGGTTCCAGAGAGCGGCTTGAAAACCCCGATGGATATGGAACTCGGACCGGGGTATGTGGAGACACTGTAGAGTTTTTTATCATGGTTGACCACAATAATTGCTTAAGTTCTATTTCCTTTGACTTCGACGGCTGCGTGTATACGGCAGCATGCTGCAATTCCGTGGTTCGTCTGGGGTTGGGTCATTCCGTTGATAATGTGTGGAATATCACTCCGGATATGATTATCGAATATCTTCAAACGTTACCTGAAGACCATTATCATTGCGCCGAACTTTGTGTCGGTGC comes from uncultured Desulfobacter sp. and encodes:
- a CDS encoding iron-sulfur cluster assembly scaffold protein, producing MESPDFWNVHSLTLIEMAYEAGSRERLENPDGYGTRTGVCGDTVEFFIMVDHNNCLSSISFDFDGCVYTAACCNSVVRLGLGHSVDNVWNITPDMIIEYLQTLPEDHYHCAELCVGAFYLALTDYQNKQSEKKS